In the genome of Dehalococcoidia bacterium, one region contains:
- a CDS encoding methyltransferase domain-containing protein: protein MSSDLDREAARVRAAYERRARLGLDARYEYWRPANLFIYQSRDRALARLLDDAGLLPLEGRRLLDVGCGDGGVLRDLVRLGAAPSCMTGVDLLPERIARARDLTPGARFEVADAQALPFPDQEFGLVLGFTLLSSVINAGARARVASEMSRVCSREGAIVLYDFWVNPLNRDARPVSRREVSRLFPGWRATFRAVTLAPPLTRLLAPLPGGWLACTLLEVLPFLRTHYLAVLRPVLATEGSAGPDLGPTGPP, encoded by the coding sequence ATGTCTAGCGACCTCGACCGGGAGGCGGCGCGCGTCCGGGCCGCGTACGAGCGCCGGGCGCGTTTGGGGCTGGACGCCCGCTATGAGTACTGGCGCCCGGCAAACCTCTTCATCTACCAGTCTCGCGACCGGGCGCTGGCCCGCCTGCTCGATGATGCCGGGCTTCTGCCGCTCGAAGGGCGGCGGCTGCTGGATGTCGGCTGCGGCGACGGTGGCGTGCTGCGCGACCTCGTGCGCTTGGGCGCGGCGCCCTCCTGCATGACGGGCGTAGACCTGCTGCCGGAGCGCATCGCGCGGGCGCGGGACCTGACGCCTGGCGCCCGGTTCGAGGTCGCGGATGCCCAGGCGCTGCCTTTTCCCGACCAGGAGTTCGGCCTGGTGCTCGGCTTCACTCTGCTCTCCTCCGTAATAAACGCGGGCGCCCGGGCGCGCGTGGCCTCGGAGATGTCCCGGGTGTGCTCCCGCGAAGGCGCCATCGTCCTGTACGACTTCTGGGTGAACCCCCTCAACCGCGACGCCCGGCCAGTAAGCCGTCGAGAGGTGTCCCGGCTCTTTCCCGGCTGGCGGGCCACCTTTCGCGCCGTCACGCTCGCGCCACCGCTGACGCGGCTGCTGGCGCCGCTGCCGGGTGGCTGGCTCGCCTGCACGCTCCTCGAAGTGCTACCCTTCCTGCGCACTCACTACCTCGCGGTCCTCCGGCCCGTGCTCGCCACCGAAGGCAGCGCCGGCCCGGACCTCGGCCCCACAGGCCCGCCTTGA
- a CDS encoding phosphoglucomutase/phosphomannomutase family protein: MAPSPHRTLIRFGTDGWRAIIADEYTFENVRYCAEGVASYLHSAGLASRGLVVGYDTRFASEDFAAAAADVIAARGIDVWLFDRPAPTPVACHAVLRKGTGGAVVITASHNPGRYNGFKYKTEAGGSAPPEVIARIEAGLDEAQIRAYGALKLEEGLAGRGAGVVAEGAPAAEGKVVTFDPLPEYEESLRGLVDLQTLREAGLTVVYDAMHAAGAGILARLLDGGRTGVIEIRGERNPAFPGMTSPEPIARNLSALAERVVSERAAVGLANDGDADRLGVIDEHGRFVDQLQTYALLCYYLLEYRGLRAPLVRSLTSTRMVDKLGRLYGVDVHETPVGFKFLGPKMTEVGAMAAGEESGGYAFSGHIPERDGVYSGLLFLDLIARSGKWPSELVRELYSKVGQHFYDRIDVHLDPATRDAAVARVAEAEPTRLAGIEVVSKDTVDGFRFELGDKGWVLVRPSGTEPLLRIYTETTEKGLVEPLLQAAKALAGL; this comes from the coding sequence GTGGCTCCCTCACCCCACCGCACCCTCATCCGCTTCGGCACGGACGGCTGGCGGGCGATCATCGCCGACGAGTACACGTTCGAGAACGTCCGCTACTGCGCTGAGGGGGTCGCATCCTATCTTCACTCCGCGGGCCTGGCGTCGCGGGGCCTGGTCGTGGGCTACGACACCCGCTTCGCCTCCGAGGACTTCGCTGCGGCTGCCGCCGACGTAATCGCGGCGCGAGGCATCGACGTCTGGCTCTTCGACCGTCCCGCGCCCACGCCGGTCGCCTGTCATGCCGTCCTGCGCAAGGGGACGGGTGGCGCCGTCGTCATCACGGCCTCGCACAACCCCGGCCGCTACAACGGCTTCAAGTACAAGACCGAGGCCGGCGGTAGTGCGCCGCCGGAAGTTATCGCCCGCATCGAGGCCGGCCTGGACGAAGCGCAGATCCGGGCTTACGGCGCCTTGAAGCTTGAGGAGGGTCTCGCCGGCCGCGGCGCTGGCGTCGTGGCTGAAGGCGCCCCGGCTGCAGAAGGGAAGGTTGTCACCTTCGACCCGCTGCCGGAGTACGAAGAGAGCCTCCGCGGCCTCGTGGACCTGCAGACGTTGCGCGAGGCAGGCCTCACGGTCGTCTACGACGCCATGCACGCCGCCGGCGCGGGCATCCTTGCACGCCTCCTGGACGGCGGCCGCACGGGGGTAATCGAGATCCGCGGCGAGCGAAACCCTGCCTTTCCCGGCATGACCTCGCCGGAGCCTATCGCCCGCAACCTCTCGGCCCTGGCCGAGCGCGTGGTCTCCGAACGCGCGGCCGTGGGCCTCGCGAACGACGGTGACGCCGACCGGCTGGGCGTGATCGACGAGCACGGGCGTTTCGTCGACCAACTTCAGACGTACGCCCTCCTCTGCTACTACCTGCTGGAGTACCGCGGCCTGCGCGCCCCCCTGGTCCGCTCCCTGACGAGCACACGCATGGTGGACAAGCTCGGGCGCCTCTACGGCGTCGACGTGCACGAGACCCCGGTTGGGTTCAAGTTCCTGGGGCCGAAGATGACGGAGGTCGGCGCCATGGCGGCGGGGGAGGAGAGCGGCGGCTATGCCTTCTCTGGCCATATCCCCGAACGCGACGGCGTCTACTCCGGTCTCCTGTTCCTCGACCTCATCGCCCGCTCGGGCAAGTGGCCCTCGGAGCTGGTGCGCGAGTTGTACTCGAAGGTCGGCCAGCACTTCTACGACCGGATCGACGTCCATCTGGATCCCGCGACCCGCGACGCCGCTGTCGCCCGCGTTGCCGAAGCGGAGCCGACGCGCCTTGCCGGCATCGAGGTCGTCTCCAAGGACACCGTCGACGGTTTCCGCTTTGAGCTCGGCGACAAGGGCTGGGTGCTCGTGCGCCCTTCGGGCACCGAGCCGCTCCTGCGCATTTACACCGAGACGACAGAGAAGGGCCTCGTCGAGCCGCTCCTGCAAGCCGCCAAGGCCCTGGCCGGGCTGTGA
- a CDS encoding DegT/DnrJ/EryC1/StrS aminotransferase family protein — MTDDFIPLARPDITQEEIDEVVDTLRSGWLAFGPKTQRFEQEFARYIGARHAVAVSSCTAGMHLALLACGIGEGDEVITSALTFPSTASVIVHTGARVVLADICYDDLNIDPADIERKLTPRTKAIMPVVYAGQPCRMDEIMDLARRHGLRVIEDAATAAGAKYKGRFDGTIAHASIFSFYAIKNMTTGEGGMVTTDDSELAARVAVLRNQGQDTDAWKRYAATGAPYYTVDAAGFNYRMTDLEASLGLVQLRKLEAMNRRRAELAALYTRLFAGCETVETPTVRPEVTSNWHLYVIRLRNTPVPRNEVVERLSAKGIRSSVHYYPVHYQPYYRERLGLRKGDLPVTEAEFERLISLPLYPGMRDADVERVVEAVRECTRPA, encoded by the coding sequence TTGACTGACGACTTTATCCCGCTCGCCCGGCCGGACATCACCCAGGAGGAGATCGACGAGGTCGTCGACACGCTGAGGTCGGGCTGGCTTGCTTTCGGCCCCAAGACCCAGCGCTTCGAGCAGGAGTTCGCGCGCTACATCGGGGCCAGGCATGCCGTCGCGGTCAGTTCATGCACGGCGGGCATGCACCTTGCGCTCCTGGCCTGTGGGATCGGCGAAGGCGACGAGGTCATCACCAGCGCACTTACGTTCCCTTCGACCGCCAGCGTCATCGTGCACACGGGCGCGCGGGTCGTGCTGGCCGACATCTGCTACGACGACCTCAACATTGACCCCGCCGACATCGAGCGCAAGCTCACGCCGCGCACGAAGGCGATCATGCCCGTCGTCTACGCCGGCCAGCCCTGCCGGATGGACGAAATCATGGACCTGGCGCGGCGGCACGGGCTCAGGGTGATCGAGGACGCGGCGACGGCCGCGGGGGCGAAGTACAAAGGCCGCTTCGACGGCACTATCGCGCATGCCAGCATCTTCAGCTTCTACGCCATCAAGAACATGACGACCGGCGAAGGCGGCATGGTCACGACGGACGACAGCGAGCTGGCGGCCCGGGTCGCCGTGCTGCGCAACCAGGGCCAGGACACGGACGCCTGGAAGCGCTATGCGGCCACCGGGGCGCCGTACTACACGGTCGACGCGGCGGGCTTCAACTACCGGATGACGGACCTGGAGGCGTCGCTGGGGCTGGTGCAGCTCCGGAAGCTGGAGGCCATGAACCGCCGCCGGGCGGAGCTCGCCGCGCTTTACACGCGGCTGTTCGCCGGCTGCGAGACGGTGGAAACGCCCACCGTCCGGCCAGAGGTGACCTCCAACTGGCACCTCTACGTCATCCGCCTGCGCAACACGCCCGTGCCCAGGAACGAAGTGGTCGAACGGCTTAGCGCGAAGGGCATCAGGTCATCCGTGCATTACTACCCGGTGCATTACCAGCCGTACTACCGGGAGCGCCTGGGCCTTCGAAAGGGCGACCTGCCGGTAACCGAGGCGGAATTCGAGCGCCTGATATCGCTGCCCTTGTACCCCGGGATGCGGGATGCGGACGTCGAGCGCGTCGTGGAGGCCGTGAGGGAATGCACCAGGCCGGCATGA
- a CDS encoding glycosyltransferase family 2 protein → MTRPAAPEEQSAPEGPPAPRPDLPFVSVIMAVRNEEGYIGPCLQALAQQDYPRENFEVIVLDGESTDGTMAEAQAAALELGVPDLFLTNRKRTTAAGLNLGLSVARGDVIVKVDGHSLVDPHFLSASVRALRESGADAVGGPIRTMGRGPVGQAIALAVSSPFGVGDAAFRHSLQEQWTDSVAFGAYKREVFERIGGFDEEAVYGEDDEFNYRLRDAGGRILLTPSIGSVYYARSTYRDLARQYWRYGIAKAGVLRKHPGRLRWRHLVPSALVASLVGLPLLSSFGRPFARLHQAVMASYAAFCLLASLWIAARGGHWRIFALIPPAFPCIHLPAGAGLLYGFARQLLPSAARRGPAAAPRKVQAAPQAPDV, encoded by the coding sequence ATGACGCGGCCGGCGGCCCCCGAAGAGCAAAGCGCCCCGGAAGGCCCGCCGGCGCCGCGGCCGGACCTGCCTTTCGTGTCCGTGATCATGGCCGTGCGCAACGAAGAGGGCTACATCGGCCCTTGCCTGCAGGCGCTCGCACAACAGGACTACCCGCGCGAGAACTTCGAGGTCATTGTCCTGGACGGCGAGTCGACCGATGGCACCATGGCGGAGGCGCAGGCCGCGGCCCTCGAACTGGGCGTCCCTGACCTCTTCCTGACGAACCGCAAGCGCACGACCGCCGCAGGCCTCAATCTGGGGCTGTCGGTAGCGCGCGGCGACGTCATTGTCAAAGTGGACGGACACTCGCTGGTCGACCCGCACTTCCTCTCCGCGAGCGTGCGCGCTTTACGGGAGAGCGGCGCCGACGCCGTTGGCGGCCCGATCCGGACGATGGGGCGAGGGCCCGTCGGCCAGGCGATAGCGCTCGCCGTGTCGTCGCCCTTCGGGGTAGGAGACGCGGCCTTCAGGCACTCCCTGCAGGAGCAGTGGACGGACTCGGTCGCCTTTGGCGCCTACAAGCGGGAGGTGTTCGAACGCATAGGCGGCTTCGACGAGGAAGCAGTGTACGGCGAAGATGACGAGTTCAACTACCGCTTGCGCGACGCCGGCGGCCGCATCCTTCTCACGCCCTCGATCGGCTCCGTGTACTACGCGCGCTCTACCTACCGCGATCTCGCGCGCCAGTACTGGCGTTACGGTATCGCCAAGGCCGGCGTCCTCCGAAAGCACCCCGGACGCCTGCGCTGGCGCCACCTGGTGCCGTCGGCCCTGGTGGCGTCGCTGGTGGGCTTGCCCCTGCTCTCGTCCTTTGGGCGCCCGTTCGCGCGTCTGCACCAGGCGGTGATGGCCTCATACGCGGCCTTTTGCCTGCTGGCCTCGCTCTGGATCGCGGCGCGCGGTGGGCACTGGCGCATCTTCGCATTGATCCCGCCGGCGTTCCCCTGCATCCACCTCCCCGCCGGGGCCGGGCTGCTGTACGGCTTCGCGCGGCAGCTCCTGCCGTCGGCCGCGCGCCGCGGGCCGGCGGCAGCGCCTCGGAAGGTGCAGGCGGCGCCGCAAGCGCCCGATGTCTAG
- a CDS encoding glycosyltransferase gives MRILYLADAPYPHTQRWVRHFAERGHECEVLSFRPAAIEGARVTHLSGLEALGKLRYLVKARGVARLVRERKPDLLHAMHLTSYGFLGALSGYHPFIASVWGMDVFEAPRLSPLHGWITRYALSHADAVTATGPALARATMRFMPPDCGVRSIPYGVDLDRFRPAEPLPREDVVVGTVSRLSPEKGLRHLIEAVASAGLRDQVKLRIAGEGPQRRRLEALVRERGLQGRVEFSGWLEYDNVPGFLRTLDIFVLPSLFEGFGVAAVEASACGLPVIASRVQGLPDVVVDGVTGSLVPPGDAGAIAEAIGQLARDPALRLRLGQAGREFVAEHYDWAKNAAEMARLYEELAGSLAGVTG, from the coding sequence GTGCGGATTCTATACCTGGCGGACGCGCCCTATCCCCACACGCAGCGCTGGGTGAGGCACTTCGCGGAGCGCGGCCACGAGTGCGAGGTGCTTTCGTTCCGGCCGGCGGCGATCGAGGGGGCGCGGGTCACGCACCTCTCGGGGCTGGAGGCGCTCGGGAAACTGCGCTACCTGGTGAAGGCGCGGGGCGTGGCCCGGCTAGTGCGCGAAAGGAAGCCGGACCTGCTGCATGCCATGCACCTCACGAGCTACGGCTTCCTGGGCGCGCTCAGCGGCTACCATCCGTTCATCGCCTCGGTCTGGGGCATGGACGTCTTCGAGGCGCCACGCCTGTCGCCGCTGCATGGCTGGATCACGCGCTACGCGCTCTCCCATGCGGACGCCGTCACCGCGACGGGGCCCGCGCTCGCCCGGGCGACGATGCGCTTCATGCCGCCGGACTGCGGCGTGCGCAGCATCCCCTACGGCGTCGACCTCGACCGCTTCCGGCCCGCCGAGCCGCTGCCGCGTGAGGATGTCGTCGTCGGCACCGTCTCCCGGCTGTCACCGGAAAAGGGGTTGCGACACCTCATCGAAGCCGTCGCCAGCGCCGGCTTGCGAGACCAAGTCAAGCTGCGGATCGCCGGCGAGGGCCCGCAACGCCGGCGGCTGGAGGCCCTGGTGCGGGAGCGGGGCCTCCAGGGGCGCGTCGAGTTCTCGGGCTGGCTGGAATACGATAACGTGCCCGGCTTCCTTCGGACGCTGGACATCTTCGTGCTGCCGTCCCTGTTCGAGGGCTTCGGCGTCGCCGCGGTCGAGGCCTCGGCCTGCGGCCTGCCCGTGATCGCGTCGCGGGTGCAGGGCCTGCCGGATGTAGTGGTCGACGGCGTGACCGGCAGCCTGGTACCGCCGGGCGACGCCGGGGCTATCGCGGAGGCCATCGGCCAGCTGGCGCGGGACCCCGCGCTGAGACTGCGCCTGGGCCAGGCCGGGCGCGAGTTCGTAGCCGAGCATTACGACTGGGCGAAGAACGCCGCGGAGATGGCCCGCCTCTATGAGGAGCTTGCCGGCAGCCTGGCCGGGGTCACGGGATGA
- a CDS encoding bifunctional phosphoglucose/phosphomannose isomerase — protein sequence MTTLDDPEVRGRLDQDGSYERISGLPEQCWEAWEQTKGWQPPPDFREIDKVIVAGMGGSAIAGDFLQALAFSESRMPVTVVRGYELPAWVDGRTLVIICSHSGNTEEVLSCFEAARGLPAKKLVITTGGRVLELARLNGVAALQYQYPNVPRDAFGHGLVRLLVVAGALGLVRTDEARLRGVVQEMQALREAIGWHAPEDQNDAKKLARGLAGALPLTVGAGYMAPVARRWRTQLNENADVFAFWDELPELDHNLVVGLRHAESILRSTRAVFLDHEGLHARVRKRYGLTQELFERAGIVCQRITFPQQDPLAAQLCAVHFGDLASYYLALLLGVRPVEVENIDWLKDQLARG from the coding sequence ATGACCACACTGGACGACCCGGAAGTCCGCGGCCGCCTCGACCAGGACGGCAGCTACGAGCGCATCAGTGGCCTGCCGGAGCAGTGCTGGGAGGCCTGGGAGCAGACGAAGGGCTGGCAGCCGCCGCCTGACTTCCGCGAAATCGATAAGGTCATCGTCGCCGGCATGGGCGGCTCCGCTATCGCCGGCGACTTCCTGCAAGCGCTCGCCTTCTCCGAGAGCCGTATGCCAGTAACCGTGGTGCGCGGCTACGAACTGCCGGCCTGGGTAGACGGCCGCACGCTGGTCATCATCTGCAGCCACAGCGGCAACACTGAAGAAGTCCTCTCCTGCTTCGAGGCCGCCCGCGGCTTGCCGGCAAAGAAGCTCGTGATCACCACGGGCGGCCGCGTGCTTGAGCTGGCGCGACTCAACGGCGTGGCGGCCCTGCAGTACCAGTACCCAAACGTCCCCCGGGACGCCTTCGGCCACGGCCTCGTGCGCCTGCTCGTCGTCGCTGGCGCGCTGGGCCTGGTGCGAACGGACGAAGCGCGCCTGCGGGGCGTCGTCCAGGAGATGCAGGCGCTGCGGGAGGCTATCGGCTGGCATGCGCCCGAGGACCAGAACGACGCCAAGAAGCTCGCGCGGGGCCTCGCGGGAGCGCTGCCCCTGACCGTCGGCGCCGGCTACATGGCGCCGGTCGCCCGCCGCTGGCGGACGCAGCTCAACGAGAACGCCGACGTATTCGCTTTCTGGGACGAGCTGCCGGAGCTCGACCACAACCTGGTGGTCGGCCTTCGGCACGCCGAAAGCATCCTGCGCTCCACCCGGGCCGTCTTCCTCGATCACGAGGGCCTGCACGCCCGCGTCCGCAAGCGCTATGGCCTGACACAGGAGCTCTTCGAGCGCGCCGGCATCGTCTGCCAGCGCATCACCTTCCCGCAGCAAGACCCCCTGGCCGCCCAGCTCTGCGCCGTGCACTTCGGGGACCTCGCCAGCTACTACCTGGCCCTTCTCCTCGGGGTCCGCCCCGTGGAGGTCGAGAACATCGACTGGTTGAAGGACCAGCTGGCGCGCGGCTAA
- a CDS encoding sugar transferase — protein MSDRVGPSPQTGPAAPGRRPPGRKPGSPALVRALVGDDEGEPDALQRRLFDIGIATIGLVVFSPLLALIALLVKLESPGPVLFRQKRVGKGGRLFEVYKFRSMKVARPEEQTVPVVGEIESFRFRPPGFERRVTEIGRVLRACSLDEMPQLLNVIKGDMHLVGPRPDEPEIVAAYRPEYHARFKVKPGITGLAQVNGRADLTYQEIMAYDLDYVREHPFARDIRIMLKSLRVVLRREGAR, from the coding sequence ATGAGCGATCGGGTCGGCCCCTCGCCGCAGACCGGGCCAGCGGCGCCAGGACGCCGGCCGCCCGGACGAAAGCCCGGCTCGCCCGCGCTCGTGCGGGCACTCGTGGGCGACGACGAGGGCGAGCCGGACGCGCTCCAGCGGCGCCTTTTCGACATCGGCATCGCTACCATCGGCCTGGTCGTCTTCAGCCCGCTGCTGGCGCTGATCGCGCTGCTGGTGAAGCTCGAGTCGCCGGGGCCGGTGCTTTTCCGGCAGAAGCGGGTCGGCAAGGGCGGCAGGCTCTTCGAAGTCTATAAGTTCCGCTCGATGAAAGTGGCGAGGCCGGAAGAGCAGACGGTGCCGGTTGTCGGCGAGATCGAGAGCTTCAGGTTCCGGCCGCCGGGCTTCGAGCGGCGGGTAACGGAGATCGGCCGGGTGTTGCGCGCCTGCAGCCTGGACGAAATGCCGCAGCTGCTCAACGTCATCAAGGGCGACATGCACCTCGTCGGCCCGCGGCCGGACGAGCCCGAGATCGTGGCCGCCTACCGGCCCGAATACCACGCGCGCTTCAAGGTGAAGCCCGGCATAACGGGACTGGCACAGGTGAACGGCCGCGCGGATTTGACCTATCAGGAAATCATGGCCTACGATCTCGACTACGTACGCGAACATCCATTCGCACGTGACATTCGCATCATGCTGAAGAGCCTCCGCGTAGTGCTGCGCAGGGAAGGCGCTCGTTGA
- a CDS encoding long-chain fatty acid--CoA ligase, translating to MLPMPSTMMDRPLLIKEILWRAEKLYAYRQVVTQREAGEPRRSTYGGVAVRARKLASALERAGVRPGDRVATFGWNTQTHLECYFAIPCMGAVLHTINVRLFHDQLEYIINHAEDQVVFCDRSVLPVFEQLAGKIPSVRLVVLMNEGPGPSTDAFQTVDYEEFLGAGSESFDWPDLDERSAAGMCYTSGTTGNPKGVVYSHRSTFLHSLVAGLPNSTGVGEHDAVMYAVPMFHANAWGLPYTCALAGAAQVLSDRFLDPQRVVNLLDSEGVTISAGVPTIWIGVLNLLETSGRRLPKLRRVLCGGSAAPPALIDGLRRNGIELVHAWGMTETSPLGSLTRIPSVLLDAPEAEQNKYRYKQGQIVPTIECRIVDVESGRELPWDGVAFGELQVRGPYITGSYYHDPQSAEKFSADGWLRTGDVATIDQYGFIQLVDRTKDLVKSGGEWISSVELENLIMAHPKVLEAAVVGLPHPKWDERPVAAVVLKPDQMLTADEVRAFLSDKVAKWWLPDEVLFVESLPKTSVGKFAKNHLREQLAEVARRWAAVG from the coding sequence ATGCTCCCGATGCCCAGCACCATGATGGACCGCCCCCTGCTCATCAAGGAGATCCTCTGGCGCGCGGAGAAGCTTTATGCCTACCGCCAGGTCGTGACTCAGCGGGAGGCCGGCGAACCCAGGCGTTCCACCTACGGTGGCGTCGCGGTCCGCGCCCGCAAGCTCGCCAGCGCCCTCGAGAGGGCCGGCGTCAGGCCCGGTGACCGCGTGGCCACGTTCGGATGGAACACCCAGACGCACCTCGAGTGCTATTTCGCGATCCCGTGCATGGGCGCCGTCCTGCACACCATCAACGTCCGCCTCTTTCACGACCAGCTCGAGTACATCATCAACCACGCCGAAGACCAGGTCGTCTTCTGCGACCGCTCCGTCCTGCCGGTCTTCGAGCAGCTCGCGGGCAAGATCCCCAGCGTCCGCCTGGTGGTACTCATGAACGAAGGGCCGGGGCCGTCTACGGACGCCTTCCAGACCGTCGACTACGAAGAGTTCCTGGGCGCTGGCTCCGAGAGCTTCGACTGGCCCGACCTGGACGAGCGCTCGGCCGCCGGCATGTGCTACACCTCCGGCACCACGGGCAACCCGAAGGGCGTGGTCTACAGCCACAGGTCGACCTTCCTGCACTCGCTCGTCGCCGGCCTGCCGAACAGCACCGGCGTTGGCGAGCACGACGCCGTCATGTACGCGGTGCCGATGTTCCACGCCAACGCCTGGGGGCTTCCCTACACCTGCGCCCTGGCGGGCGCCGCCCAGGTGCTTAGCGACCGTTTCCTCGACCCTCAGCGCGTCGTGAACCTGCTCGACAGCGAAGGCGTGACGATCTCCGCCGGCGTCCCGACGATCTGGATCGGGGTCCTCAACCTGCTCGAGACGAGCGGCCGCAGACTGCCGAAGCTGCGACGCGTGCTCTGTGGCGGCTCCGCCGCGCCGCCGGCCCTCATCGACGGCCTGCGCCGCAACGGTATCGAGCTCGTGCATGCCTGGGGCATGACCGAGACCTCGCCCCTCGGCTCCCTCACCCGCATCCCCTCGGTGCTGCTGGATGCACCGGAGGCGGAGCAGAACAAGTACCGTTACAAGCAGGGCCAGATCGTCCCGACGATCGAGTGCCGCATCGTCGATGTCGAAAGCGGCAGGGAGCTCCCGTGGGACGGCGTTGCCTTCGGCGAGCTGCAGGTGCGCGGCCCCTACATCACCGGCTCCTACTACCACGACCCGCAGAGCGCCGAGAAGTTCTCGGCCGACGGCTGGCTCCGCACCGGCGACGTCGCCACCATCGACCAGTACGGCTTCATTCAGCTGGTCGACCGCACCAAGGACCTCGTCAAGTCGGGCGGGGAGTGGATCTCCTCGGTCGAGCTCGAGAACTTGATCATGGCCCACCCCAAGGTCCTGGAGGCGGCCGTGGTCGGCCTGCCTCACCCCAAGTGGGACGAGCGCCCCGTCGCGGCCGTCGTCCTGAAGCCGGACCAGATGCTGACCGCCGACGAGGTGAGGGCCTTCCTCTCCGACAAGGTGGCCAAGTGGTGGCTGCCGGACGAAGTCCTCTTCGTCGAGTCGCTCCCCAAGACGAGCGTCGGCAAGTTCGCGAAAAACCACCTCCGGGAGCAGCTGGCGGAAGTCGCCCGGCGGTGGGCGGCGGTGGGGTAG